A stretch of Gossypium hirsutum isolate 1008001.06 chromosome A06, Gossypium_hirsutum_v2.1, whole genome shotgun sequence DNA encodes these proteins:
- the LOC107897083 gene encoding oleosin G produces MPINDQNRPMAQKLYDSAPSSRQVAKFLTASTLGATLLFLSGLTLTGTVIALIIATPLMVIFSPVLVPAGITIFLVTMGFLFSGGCGVAALTALSWIYNYVQGKHPPGADQLDYARNKLASTARDMTEKAKEYGQYVQHKAQEVTQGQAS; encoded by the coding sequence ATGCCGATCAACGATCAAAACAGACCCATGGCTCAAAAGCTCTACGACTCAGCTCCGTCGTCTCGCCAGGTGGCTAAGTTCTTGACCGCCTCCACGTTGGGCGCAACGCTGCTTTTCTTGTCTGGGTTAACCTTGACCGGTACGGTCATTGCCTTGATAATAGCTACGCCGTTGATGGTTATCTTCAGCCCGGTTCTAGTCCCGGCCGGGATAACCATATTCTTGGTGACGATGGGGTTCTTGTTTTCGGGCGGGTGTGGGGTGGCGGCGTTAACAGCGTTGTCGTGGATATACAATTACGTGCAAGGGAAACACCCACCAGGAGCTGATCAGCTCGATTACGCAAGAAACAAGCTGGCAAGTACGGCTAGGGATATGACAGAGAAGGCTAAGGAATATGGACAGTATGTGCAGCATAAAGCGCAAGAGGTGACTCAAGGGCAAGCATCTTGA
- the LOC107897082 gene encoding ATP-dependent 6-phosphofructokinase 3: MGNPGDTQMKLATGEGGYVLEDVPHLTDYLPDLPSYPNPLQDNPAYSAVKQYFVNDDDTVTQKIVVHKDSPRGVHFRRAGPRQRVYFESDEVHACIVTCGGLCPGLNTVIREIVCGLYHMYGVKKILGIDGGYRGFYSKNTITLTPKVVNDIHKRGGTVLGTSRGGHDTSKIVDSIQDRGINQVYILGGDGTQRGAAVIFEEIRRRGLKVAVAGIPKTIDNDIPVIDKSFGFDTAVEEAQRAINAAHVESLSIENGIGLVKLMGRYSGFIAMYATLASRDVDCCLIPESPFYLEGSGGLYEYIEKRLKENGHMVIVIAEGAGQDLVSESLQSMDQQDASGNKLLQDVGLWISHRIKDHFAKKKMPINLKYIDPTYMIRAIPSIASDNVYCTLLAHSAVHGAMAGYTGFTVGPVNGRHAYIPFNRITEKQNKVVITDRMWARLLSSTNQPSFLNPKDIAEAKEEKQPATGLLDGENCKEKKSNTEEDPCMV; encoded by the exons ATGGGAAATCCCGGCGATACGCAGATGAAGTTAGCCACCGGCGAAGGCGGTTACGTCCTCGAAGATGTTCCTCACCTCACCGACTACCTCCCTGATCTTCCT AGCTATCCGAATCCTTTACAAGACAATCCAGCTTATTCAGCTGTCAA GCAGTATTTTGTTAATGACGATGATACCGTCACTCAGAAG ATTGTTGTTCACAAGGACAGTCCAAGAGGGGTGCATTTTCGACGTGCAGGACCTCGCCAGAGG GTGTATTTTGAATCAGATGAAGTGCATGCATGCATTGTAACATGTGGTGGTCTATGCCCCGGGCTCAACACAGTGATCAGAGAAATTGTCTGTGGCCTCTATCACATGTATGGTGTTAAAAAGATTCTTGGAATAGAT GGAGGATACAGGGGTTTTTATTCAAAGAACACTATCACCCTAACTCCCAAAGTTGTCAATGATATCCATAAACGTGGTGGTACAGTCCTTGGGACGTCAAGAGGTGGTCATGACACCTCAAAGATTGTCGACAGCATTCAGGATCGCGGAATCAATCAG GTTTATATACTCGGAGGTGACGGGACACAAAGAGGAGCAGCAGTGATTTTTGAG GAAATTAGGCGACGTGGCCTCAAAGTAGCTGTTGCTGGAATCCCAAAGACCATTGACAATGACATTCCG GTTATTGACAAATCATTTGGTTTTGATACTGCGGTTGAGGAGGCTCAACGTGCCATTAATGCTGCACATGTTGAATCACTAAGTATTGAGAATGGCATTGGACTTGTAAAGCTAATGGGACGCTATAGTG GTTTCATTGCAATGTATGCTACTCTAGCCAGCCGAGATGTTGACTGTTGCTTGATTCCAGAGTCACCATTCTATCTTGAAGGAAGTGGTGGACTTTATGAATATATTGAGAAACGGCTCAAAGAAAATGGACATATGGTTATTGTGATCGCTGAAGGAGCAGGACAGGATCTTGTTTCAGAGAGCTTGCAGTCCATGGACCAGCAAGATGCTTCAGGAAACAAGCTTCTTCAAGATGTTGGACTGTGGATCTCTCACAGGATAAAG GATCATTTTGCGAAAAAGAAGATGCCCATTAATCTTAAATATATAG ATCCTACATACATGATCCGGGCTATTCCTAGCATTGCTTCCGATAACGTCTACTGCACCCTACTTGCTCATAGTGCAGTTCATGGAGCAATGGCTGGGTATACAGGCTTCACTGTTGGTCCTGTCAATGGCAGACATGCTTACATTCCATTTAAT CGTATCACCGAGAAGCAGAACAAGGTTGTGATTACAGACAGGATGTGGGCAAGGCTGCTCTCTTCGACTAACCAGCCAAGCTTCTTGAACCCCAAAGACATTGCTGAAGCCAAGGAAGAGAAACAACCTGCAACTGGCTTGTTGGATGGGGAAAATTGCAAAGAGAAAAAGTCAAATACCGAAGAAGATCCTTGTATGGTTTGA